The following proteins are co-located in the Xiphophorus hellerii strain 12219 chromosome 2, Xiphophorus_hellerii-4.1, whole genome shotgun sequence genome:
- the cyp11a1.2 gene encoding cholesterol side-chain cleavage enzyme, mitochondrial has protein sequence MARLSMWRSPVALPLSCMEEPVASGVRRSSSMPVIRQAYPESSSVVRPFSEIPGLWKNGVVNLYNFWKLDGFRNLHRIMLQNFNTFGPIYREKIGYYESVNIIKPEDAAILFKAEGHYPKRLKVEAWTSYRDYRNRKYGVLLKNGEDWRNNRVILNKEVISLKMLENFVPLLDDVGQDFVARVHKKIKRSGQNKWTTDLSQELFKYALESVSSVLYGERLGLMLDYIDPEAQRFIDCITLMFKTTSPMLYIPPALLRQVGAKVWRDHVEAWDGIFNQADRCIQNIYRQLRQETGASKEYPGVLASLLLLDKLSIEDIKASVTELMAGGVDTTSITLLWTLYELARHPNLQEELRAEVAAARTASQGDMLDMLKRIPLVKGALKETLRLHPVAVSLQRYIAEDIIIQNYHIPAGTLVQLGLYAMGRDPKVFFRPEQYLPSRWLRTETQYFRSLGFGFGPRQCLGRRIAETEMQIFLIHMLENFRIEKQRNLEVQSMFELILLPDKPIILTLKPLQVSQ, from the exons ATGGCCAGGTTGAGTATGTGGCGGAGCCCCGTGGCGCTGCCCCTGTCCTGCATGGAGGAGCCGGTCGCCTCGGGCGTTCGCAGGAGCAGCAGCATGCCGGTGATCCGGCAGGCGTACCCGGAGAGCAGCAGCGTCGTTCGGCCGTTCAGTGAGATTCCTGGACTCTGGAAGAACGGGGTGGTCAACCTGTACAACTTCTGGAAACTGGACGGCTTTAGAAACCTTCACCGTATCATGCTGCAGAACTTCAACACATTTGGACCCATTTACag gGAGAAAATAGGTTATTATGAAAGTGTAAATATCATCAAACCAGAGGATGCTGCAATTCTCTTTAAAGCAGAGGGCCATTATCCTAAAAGGCTGAAAGTTGAAGCATGGACGTCATACAGAGACTACAGGAACCGCAAATATGGGGTTCTCCTAAA GAATGGTGAAGACTGGAGAAACAACCGTGTGATTCTTAACAAGGAGGTGATTTCCCTGAAGATGCTAGAAAACTTTGTGCCACTGCTGGACGATGTGGGCCAGGATTTTGTGGCCAGagttcacaaaaaaattaaacgaAGTGGCCAGAACAAATGGACCACAGACTTGTCTCAAGAACTTTTCAAATACGCTCTAGAGT CGGTGAGCTCAGTGCTGTACGGGGAGCGGCTGGGCCTGATGCTGGATTACATTGACCCTGAAGCTCAGCGCTTTATAGACTGCATCACACTCATGTTCAAGACCACTTCCCCCATGCTGTACAttcctcctgctctgctgaGGCAGGTCGGAGCAAAGGTGTGGCGGGACCACGTAGAGGCGTGGGATGGAATATTTAACCAAG CTGACCGCTGCATCCAGAACATCTACAGGCAGCTGCGTCAGGAAACAGGAGCATCCAAGGAATACCCAGGAGTGTTGGCCAGTTTGCTTCTGTTGGACAAGCTGTCCATTGAAGACATCAAGGCCAGTGTGACTGAATTAATGGCTGGAGGAGTGGACAct ACTTCCATAACGCTCCTGTGGACGCTGTATGAATTAGCCAGACACCCAAACCTCCAGGAGGAGCTGAGGGCAGAGGTTGCTGCGGCTCGGACTGCAAGCCAGGGGGACATGCTGGACATGCTGAAGAGGATTCCTTTGGTCAAAGGcgctcttaaagagacactcag ATTGCATCCAGTTGCAGTAAGCCTGCAAAGATACATAGCTGAAGACATAATTATTCAAAACTATCACATTCCAGCTGGG ACTTTGGTCCAGTTAGGGCTTTATGCGATGGGCAGGGACCCAAAGGTGTTCTTCCGTCCAGAGCAGTACCTTCCGTCTCGCTGGCTGAGGACTGAAACGCAGTACTTCAGAAGCCTGGGCTTCGGCTTTGGTCCCCGTCAGTGTCTGGGACGCAGGATAGCTGAGACGGAGATGCAGATCTTTCTTATCCAT ATGCTTGAAAACTTCCGAATTGAGAAGCAGCGCAATTTGGAAGTACAGAGTATGTTTGAGCTTATTCTCTTGCCAGATAAGCCTATAATATTAACTCTGAAACCTCTGCAAGTCAGTCAGTAA